Within the Medicago truncatula cultivar Jemalong A17 chromosome 4, MtrunA17r5.0-ANR, whole genome shotgun sequence genome, the region atttaataaggactaaactgcGTGCTGAATATCTTTATAGGGATAAAAGCTTGTCAGTTTTTTTAcgaggactaaaaacaaaatttgttatattatagagatcaaaaacttatttaactcttATAAAGATAATAATTTATGTCCTCGTTAGCTTAAGTcaattggtaggacaatgcataatatatgcaaggtctgggggttcaaactccggtcaccacaaaaaaaaaaaagataataatttatatcatattttctAGGCTAAAAtgtggttttggtccctgcaaatatgccccgttttgattttagtccctataattttttttgttgtttttggtccctgcaaatatgcctcgttttgattttggtccctgaccccacttttgtgatgattttcatacgtggcacatgatgactgaacccatttattagaaaaatagcctctgcaaaatcttttgatttttaaaaagttctctgcaaaatattttgtttttgaaaatagtcatagggactattttcaaaaacaaaatttttgcagggaccaaaaacatcaaatttttttacagggactaaaatcaaaacgagacatatttgcagggaccaaaaccatattttagcctattttCTATATAGTTCGTTAcaatatgaaaaaacaaaatcaaattttttttttaagaagtcaaagaAGTTCACCTAAATTGATATCGATGAGAATCAAATCTAAGACCTTGAGAGAATCATACTCCAAGTCCCAAGCCAACACCCCAAAGTCAATCTAAGTGggttaaattcaaaataattatagtcAACATTTCATAAATACTACTATTGGTAATCTATATACATTCTCTCTTTCAAAGGAAAGAAAGGCAAACGCAACCGAATACGTCATTTTGGTAGAGGTGACACCAAAAATCTCAAATAATGACATTCGGTAGGTGTTGGTTTTGTAGGTGGAGTCCATGACCAAAACAGTGGGAAAAGTGTGAAGCATATCAATTGAATCCGGATGAGCAAAGAATAAGTCTTCAAGAGTGGTTTCCTCGCTATTTGCTCTTGTAAAATAGACATATTGATTCTTCTCCAACTTTGAAATCAAGTATTGCAACTCCGTCTTGTCCTCTCTTTTCCCCTTGAGCCATCTAGTTCGCGCATTATACACTTGCTTGATGAGTGtcaatttttctttgttttttcacTTCAAATCCGTGAGACTATTCCTAGGCTTTTCCAAGCTCTTTGTCATGTCGATAACTCTTTGCTTCTCCTCCCCTTTTAGTCGACTCGCAAGAAGGTGGCCGGATAATTTGGCGCCAAGTCATGGTTGTGAATTCCACAAAGCATTGCAATCCAccaatcttgttttttttttccttccaaagaAGCATTTAAAAGTTATGATCGTAAAAGTTATGATCCACATCCTTATGTTTACAACATCCTCCCACACAAAGCTGCATACTATTATGTGAACCCCCTGCCGCAACAAATTATCAGTTGTACGTATACAATCATGAAGCATACGCAAAACATAAATACCTACTTTCGGGGGCGCACATTTATGCCAGATGATGTTGGTGTAGTGAAGTATCATTGTGAGCCACCGAAATCAAGTAGTCATAAGAACTAATAACATTGTACTTTATAGATGCATGTAAATACCAAATCCACCTATCTTCCACATCACCATGCAAAGcaattgaatttaacaaggcATAACATTTTCCCACCAAACCAAAAAGTTCATCTCTGCCACCGTCGTCATTTTATTATCAGCTACATAAATAAGGCAACTGAACCTAGCCTTTAGGGTCCCTCCTTCAACCCACATATCCCACCAAAATAGCATCGAAGACCCATCCACGACCCCCACGGCTTATATTGTTGTCAACCCAATTCCCAACCCCCTTCCTCACACCATCACAAACCGCTTTCAAGTTATTCCACCAAACAAAACTTACCCTCCCAACATCACCAATCCTCCCCCCCCTCTACTCCATACCAAACATTTAAAATACATACCACACCCGCCCACATTCCTCCTCAACCTCCATCGTCATTTACAAAGTAAAGCCaaattaaactcccttaatctCGTAACCCCTAATCTGTCATCCCCCCTTTTCAAACAAACGATATCCCATTTAATCCAAGTTATTTTCCTAAGATCCCCACGTCCCAAAAAGAAAACATCTACAAATATATTCAATAAAGGAAATGATACATGTGGGAGCCTtgtagaaggaaagaaagtagacTAGAAGAGAGGAGATATCATACTTCAAAAGAACCAAATGACCACCCAAAGATATATTTATACTCTTCCAACCTgataatcttaattttattcGGTCAAGCAAGGGATATCAAAAGTGCAATTTACGAGAGTCATCCCCAATAGGAAGTCCTAAATAAAGGAAAGAAAGCCAACCCGTTTTACAATTCAAAATCGTAACAGCCTCTATCTACCAAGAACCGTTAACATTAACTCTGACCAAAAGACTCTTATTAATTAAAACTAACCTTTAACCCCGAAATCACCTCAAAGAGAATAAGTGCCGCTTTCAATGCTCTAAGAATAGCCCAACTTTTGACACCCACGAGCAAAGTGTCATCCACAAATTACAAATGAGAGATCGAAACAATATTTGTATGCCCCACATTATAGCCAGCAAAAAGTCCCGCTTCTACAGTGACAATCATCATAACATTTATGCCTTTTTGTTGCTATCAAAAAAATAGGAAAGACGAAAGGGAATCTACTTGATGCAACCctctttcaaaattaaactcctCAGTCTGGCTGCCACTCACAAGGACCGACACCACCAAGAAAAGGACAATTGTTCATCTTATTCCTTATTCACCTGTCAAGAAATGGGCAGACACAACCAAGAACCTAGGCAGTAGGCAGTGACTAAACAAGGGATGGTAAGTAGGTATAGTGGCAACTTGACACACTCACACATATTATATAACATAAAGAAGTAATTGTTTCGCACTCATTGACATCATTgttcaataaaatatatttctctACCTAAAACAAGGAAACTTAAAAGAGTTCAAAACTCTTAAAAAACCactttaagaaagaaagaaagtgaCGGAGTTTTTGGCTCAACATCAATCATATCAAATACATAAACACATACAAACtcattttcatgaaaaaaaaaagtgaattattGAATAGGTTTGTTTGATGGCAGAATCCAACGAAGTGTTGTTAGAAGCTCAGTTAGCTGTTGTTGATGGAGTCGTTGACTACAGAGGACAACCTGCCGTTAGATCCAAAACTGGCTATTGGAGATCCGCTTGGTTTATCATAGGTACTTACAAACACACAAATTTGTTATCTCTGCGGTTCTGGGTTAGTCCATTCTTAAAATGGACTAATTTAGAACAGCAGAGATTATAACTTCTAACAGACTTGAAAATAcatgtttagttttatttatttttatgaaatgagaTTGAGAATGAATTGTGAATGTTATATTTAGGTGTGGAAATGGCAGAGAGGGCATCATATTATGGAATTCAAGGGAATTTGATATCATATCTAACAGGACCACTCAAACAAAGCACTGCAAAAGCTGCTGAAAATGTGAATATTTGGGCTGGAACTGCTTCTCTACTTCCTCTCTTTGGTGCTTTCATTGCTGATTCTTTTCTTGGACGCTACCGCACAATCATGCTTGCTTCTCTCATCTATATATTGGTTGGTTATGTTCCTTacttcttttacatttttttcttccttcaatttttaCCACATGTTTTTGTTATATAAGTTTTTACCACGTGTTGGTACTGTAACATTAtacttctaaaaaaaagtattgtagCATTATAGTTATTCTTACTTGGATACAAACCCAAATAGATATGTTTTGCACAcacacaaaaccaaaaaaatataaaagagaataaaattgaaTAGTGCTGATTGATGTAACTAAATACTTTTACTTAAATTTTGTTCGTTTAATGTGAGAGTGcctaaatgatatttatttgtgATTGTGTCTATACAAGATTTTCTCAATAGAATTATCagtttttaaatagaaaaatatttgatggaCACAAAAACACGAAATAAAGAGTGTGATGCGATAGAAGTAATATGTTAATGATATGACATGAAAagaaaagtagaaagaaaataatttgattttccCAATGCCGAGGGCAATGTTATACAATAATATGCTCACGTTTAACATTTCTTTGAATGAATAATTTGGTTTCTCGTTTATATTTCAATGGAAGTTTTAGTGACATGGCAAATCTTAATGGgtaataaagtaattttttacttttaggaTGAGTTTGGGGTGGGTATCTATATCATTGTTACCTATCTCATACCGGTGTTTTGAAATCGGAGAAAACCtaaacccatacccaaacccagtcaacaCGAAGAAAACCTATCAAATTGGGGTGGGTTTGGGTAGGTAACCGCAGATACAGCTTCTACTACCATGTCTCAACAATCTCCTCTTCAAGTGTGagttcattcattcattatatTATGCTCTCCCTCATATATACCATTGTTGGATCATGAGAGCGAGCCTGGTAGATCATCCACTTGGGACCAGagcaaccacacaagtgagttTAAGACTAACACAACATATAATTCTAAAACCTTATGGTATTGGATTTGTGGATCGTCTCACTTATACATTGTTCGACACTCACTTTCATTCAATGTGTGATTTTTAACTTACACTTCTTACACAACACGTACTAAGAGCGGGTCCTATCTAGTTTTAAATATGCGTTAGAAATAACTAGTAGATCTCATGCATTCAATGGTACACATGTAATTTAGTTAGGTACGTACTCCTCACTAAATCATCTAATATCAtgctatatttttatattaatttattttaaaataaattcaaatgttaaacaaattttacataCATGTTACTGGTACCCAACCAAATtccaatatatataaaatagacGTGAGAAATTCTACCACTTGTCATTAGAgaaaaacattttgaaaatgtttttgtaaacCCCATGTGAATGTATACACCTTGAAATAAAgaggaaaaaagagaaaaagagaaaaagagagtGATGCGATAGTTCAACATGTGATAGTTCAACGATGTGATAGAaagagagagttagagagaaaatgaagtgttgaatGAGTGTATGAAAGTTAGATGTGTCTATTTATCATAGTTCTATTGGCTTATTGGTTTGATGTTGGTCATTGGCTTAATATGAATTACAGGGACTAGGCTTGTTAACATTATCAGCTATGCTTCCTTCACTCACATCTTGTTCTACTCAATCACAAGTAATCTTATTCTTCATCTCACTCTATCTAGTAGCCATTGGACAAGGTGGACATAAACCTTGTGTTCAAGCTTTCGGGGCTGACCAATTCGACGAAAAATATCCTAAGGAGCACAAAGCTAGAAGCTCATTCTTTAATTGGTGGTATTTTACTATGGTTGCAGGTGCCGCGGCAACACTTTCGATCTTGACTTATATACAAGATAACTATAGTTGGGTTCTTGGATTTGGAATCCCTTGTGTTATAATGATCATAGCCTTGATTGTTTTCTTGCTTGGAACAATGACCTATAGGTTTAACATTAAGGATAAAGACAAGAGTCCTTTTCTTAGAATTGGTCGTGTATTTGTTGCGGCTGCGAGAAATTGGCAAAATTCCTTGTCAACGACGGATATTGAAGAGGAATGTGATGGACTACTTCGCAGTCGTCAAAGTTCTAAACAATTCAAGTAAGAATAACAATGTTAATTTCTGCTTGTTTTTCAATATATGTCTAGCAAGTTATTCTTAAAGCagaaaatataatgaaataCATTATTGAAGTCATGTTGATTGTTGAATTTGTCTTTTAAGTTTGATGAAATGCATTACATGAAATATATTCGTCTTAGAATACAAAGAGTACTAAGCTTGGAGAGGGTACTGCGTAGATACTACTCAGTGAGTTTCTTGGGTTGAAAATTGAGAACAATGAATACTTGTGTAATGTTTATACTAGGTGAACAATGAATATGGTTTGCTTTCAAACACCGtctttagaaaaatatttacttgTATGGATAGAAACAGAATTCAACTTCCTTCTTATGTTTCCATGTGATTAGTTACATTTCTTCCTTGTTAATTGCTTTAGTGTTCAATTACTCTTTGGATTTGGATCTTCTGTTTATATGTATTTTGGTTTATTGGTTCATTTGCTTCTTTCGATGTATTGGCTCACCTTCAATTATAATACTTAATTAAAGGTTCATCCTAGACAAAGCTGTGAAAGATTATATCATGTTTGGACAGACAACTTAATTAACCACGTATAGCATACGagtttatcatataagtgatTTTGTATAAGtgatttctataaaaaaagagaaaagtcaaactattttcatatatgttagaagttgttttcataagctaccTTGACAAGCTTATAGAAATAAagtgaaaacagcttatggatctgtcataaactattttgactTGGCTTGTATTTTCTACATTTTCAGCTTCCTCAACAaggcattggtaacaccaaaggGATCCAAAGAATGTAGCATTAGTGAGGTCGAAGAAGCAAAGGCAGTACTAAGGTTAATTCCAATTTGGGCGACAACTTTAGTTTATGGCATTGTCTTTGCTCAAGTTTTTACTTTCTTCACCAAGCAAGGGAGTTCAATGGAGAGAACAATATTTCCTGGCTTCGACATACCTCCTGCTTCTCTTCAAACGATAAACGGTGTTGCAATTGTTGTCTTCAGCGCAATCTACGACCGCATATTTGTGCCACTAGCAAGAGCTATAACCGGTAAAACCTCAGGTATCACAATGCTTCAAAGAATTGGCACTGGAATTTTTCTATCTATATTCACAGTAGTACTTGCAGCCTTTGTTGAGAATAAAAGACTAAAAGTAGCACAAGAGCATGGTCTTGTTGATGATCCTAATGCAACTGTTCCAATGAGTATAGGGTGGTTGATTCCTCAGTATGTTTTGTTTGGTGTTTCTGAGGTTTTTACCATGGTTGGTCTTCAGGAATTTTTCTATGATCAAGTCCCAAATGAACTAAGAAGCATGGGACTTGCActctatttgagtattattggTGTTGGAAGCTTTCTAAGTGGCTTTCTCATTTCATTGATAGAACATTTTACTGGCAAAGATGGTCATGAAAGTTGGTTTTGTGACAATATCAATAAGGCACATCTTGATTACTTTTATTGGTTACTTGCTGGATTAAGTGTGTTAGGGTTTACTTTGTTTGTTTACTTTGCAAAATCTTACATTTATAATCATAAAAGTGTCATCACACAAGGATAGTCACCGATTAAGGTTTAATTGTATAGTGTTTGATAAAACTTTAATAATATCGTGTATTTTGGTAATATCTAATAGTATATTGGATTGAATGGCATGTAAATACTCTATATTTGGTGTTTTTCTGTATAACATAAATAGGataataaattgaaaatgttaatatttttgatacaaaattattatttattaaaaatatattatgaggGAGAGTGTGCTATGCACTTCTAAGATTCGTAGATAGGAGAACCTTTAGGAACATTGGCCACCATACCTTTGGAAATTTAGGAAAttcaatttaagtttatgtttcaacTACCCCCGAGGGAGTAAGACCCCACATGCAAGAATCACCTTGTGACCAGCAAGTGTAACTCAATAGGCTGAGGGATACACCGAAATCGACCGAGAGAGTAAGACCCTATACATAAGGGTCACAGTGCGACTAACAGGTGCAACTTGACAAACTGATTAGGTTATCACGTCCTGGCGAACTCATCACTTAGATAGTCTACTTAGAATAATTGATCGCGACTTGACTGTTAATTAATTCCAAGAAATGTATAGAGGAGATTCAAAGAATCCTAACCGCCGCTAACATTCTGCAATCAAAATAGGCaaacttgctctgttgcaaacatATTAAATTGCAAACTCTAAACTgttatctttatttattattttgtttccaAATAGGTAACACAAATTGTTTAAACGAAAAGACAATcttgtggatacgatactctatttatcattttattacttggtaaacaaTTTGGTACACTTGTCTAATCCAACCATCAATGACAAAATGGACTACTCAGAGTCTGAAAGCGTCATTCCTTCATAAGACGACAAACCGAGTCGAAGTCTTCAGGTCATGGAGTCATTTTCAGATGCTTCATTCCTTCATAGTCATCATTCATTCCTAAGCTTATGAGTGAAAATCCTCTTTTGATCAGAGCTTTGACTTTTTAGTTGACCTTTCTTGTGATCTTGTTCTAAGTAATACAAGCTTCTCTTTTGTTTCATATGCTTTCATATGCGTTCAGTCTTGATATTTCAGAATTAAAACTTTGACCGTCGTAATTTAATTCTATAATTATGcatacttgaacaaatattaacatatctAATTATTCTTTCATACTTTGTTATTAtcaaaacatcataaacatttttcaaaaccCATTTTGATTCAACAGTTGTTGCACTGCACAAATACAAATCAAGAAGTTGATACAAGAAGGTCACTTGCGTGTAtattaaataaggaaaatgtGACAACTTGACACAATACGATTTCACACACATAgcaatatcatatcatatatcattCAACAAAAAAGTCTACTTTATTAtgaatatttaattatagaGAAGAGATAGTATTTAGCTGGACATGAACCTGGAATTGTTTATCCCCTCGTTTATTGCATTGCGTGTATAttatataacataacataaaaataCTTGTTTCCCACTCATTGACATTGTTCTATAAAGAAAACCTTAATAAAGAAAGAGGGAGATGGAACAACAAAGTCAGTTACATTAACAACGCAAACAACCCATCTTTCatgaaaaaaaagtgaattattGAATAGGTTTCATTGATGGAAGAATCCAATGAAGTGTTGTTAGAAGCTCAATTATCTCTTGTTGATGGCGCTGTTGACTACAATGGACAGCCTGCAGTTAGGTTTAAATCTGGTTATTGGAGATCCGCTTGGTTTATCATAGGTAAACAATTTCATAT harbors:
- the LOC25491799 gene encoding protein NRT1/ PTR FAMILY 5.10: MAESNEVLLEAQLAVVDGVVDYRGQPAVRSKTGYWRSAWFIIGVEMAERASYYGIQGNLISYLTGPLKQSTAKAAENVNIWAGTASLLPLFGAFIADSFLGRYRTIMLASLIYILGLGLLTLSAMLPSLTSCSTQSQVILFFISLYLVAIGQGGHKPCVQAFGADQFDEKYPKEHKARSSFFNWWYFTMVAGAAATLSILTYIQDNYSWVLGFGIPCVIMIIALIVFLLGTMTYRFNIKDKDKSPFLRIGRVFVAAARNWQNSLSTTDIEEECDGLLRSRQSSKQFNFLNKALVTPKGSKECSISEVEEAKAVLRLIPIWATTLVYGIVFAQVFTFFTKQGSSMERTIFPGFDIPPASLQTINGVAIVVFSAIYDRIFVPLARAITGKTSGITMLQRIGTGIFLSIFTVVLAAFVENKRLKVAQEHGLVDDPNATVPMSIGWLIPQYVLFGVSEVFTMVGLQEFFYDQVPNELRSMGLALYLSIIGVGSFLSGFLISLIEHFTGKDGHESWFCDNINKAHLDYFYWLLAGLSVLGFTLFVYFAKSYIYNHKSVITQG